From the Halomonas sp. MCCC 1A13316 genome, the window GCTGCTGCAACTGTTCGCGATGCACGCCAAACAGGGTCGCGAGCGCTTCCGCTCCCAGCGTCTCCCGCAACTCGCCAAGCACTCTCTCCTCCACGATCCCGCGCAGTGGACTTTCCCTCGCCGGCAGGCCTGAGGTGGCGGCCTGCGCCCTTCCCTGCAAGCCATGTCTCAGCGAGGTCGCCAGTTCAGTGCGGCGCAGCGGTTTCACCAGGTAATCGGTCATACCGGCTGCCAGGCAGCGCTCGCGCTCGGCCCCCGGTCCACCTGCGGTCATTGCCACGATAGGCACCCTGGCGCACCAGCCGCCAGCCTCCCGCAAGCGGCGGGTGGTTTCCAAACCGTCCATGCCAGGCATTTGCACGTCCATGAAGATCATATCGAAAGCGTCCCGGCCAGCCAGCGCCAGCGCTCTTCCTCCACTCTCCACCACGTCGACCTCGCAGCCAAGGCGCCCGAGCAAGGCCACCGCCACCTGCTGGTTCACCGGGTCGTCTTCGACCAGCAGCACCCGACCACCTACCGAAGGTTCCATCCGTGTCGGCTCGGGCACTTCCGCCTCATGGTCGTCATGCGCCGGCTCCAGCGGCAGCTCTATCCAGAAGCAACTCCCCTGACCGGGTCGGCTATCCACCCCAATGGAGCCATCCATGGCTTCCGCCAGCCGCCGGCTGATGGCAAGCCCGAGCCCGGTACCGCCATAGCGTCTTGCCGTCGAAGCGTCACCTTGGCGAAATGGCTCGAAGAGCCGGGCCAACTTGTCCTCGGCGATACCCGGGCCGGTATCGCAGACAGCCAGGTTCAGTTGCCCCTGAGCATTCAGCGTTGCCTCGACGCGTACCTCACCATGTTCGGTGAACTTGATGGCATTGGAGAGAAGATTGAGCAGTACCTGTCGCAGCCGGGTCGGATCTCCCAAGAGCTGCTCGGGCAGGGCCGGCGACACTTGGATCACCAGCTCCAGCCCCTTGTCTCGGGCGCGAGGCGCAAAGAGCTCGCAGGCATCCTCGATTAACGCGGTCAGGCGGAAGGAGCGCCGCTCGAGTTCCAGCTTGCCCGACTCGATCTTGGAAAAGTCGAGAATGTCGTTGATCAACTCCAGCAGACGCGCTGCGCTGACGTGCAGCGTGCGGGCATATTCGCGCGACTGAGCATCGATCGGCTGATCCAGCAGCAGATCGCTCATGCCGATGACGCCGTTGAGTGGTGTCCGAATCTCGTGGCTGACCGTGGCCAGGAACTCCGATTTCGACTGACTGGCGGCCTCGGCCCGTTGCGCGGTGGACTGAAGCTTACGACTCAGTGCTTCGAGTGATCGACGCGCCTCGGCATTGTCACGCGCCTCACGTACCAAGAACACGATCACCATCAGGGCGGCCAGGCTCATGGCCAGGATTAGTGCCAACAGCAGGGCGTAGAGGGTCTGCAGCACTTCCCGGTCACGCCTCGCCGATTCGGCAAGGTGGCTGTTGAGAGCGATGATGAATTGTTCGGTCAGCCCTGCCACCCGTTCCAGACGGTCGGACAACACCCACCTCTCACCTTCCCCCAGTTGCACGATCTCCTCGAGCAGACGATCGATGTCATCCATGAACACGACCAGGTTGGGCAGGAGCCGCTCGGCCATGGGGATCTTGGCAAGCAATTGGTTGACGTCGCCACGCTGCAGCAGGTTGACGCGACTGTAGATCATTTCGAAGCGCAGTCGCAGTGATTCGAGTGAGTGCGCGCTCTCCGCGCGCAATGCCAAGTCGCTACGCAACTGAGTGATGTCGCGATCGAGCTTGTAGGCATGCCAAGTGGCGTTGCCGGCCACGCTGTGATGGAGTTGCTCCTGTCGCCAGGCGGCCAGCCCCACCACTACCAGAGCGGCGGTGAAGAACACCAGAGCCGCCGCCGCCCCAAGCTTCAGTCGTAGCGGATAGCGCAGCATGCTGCGATACCTCGCGCCTGGGCTCGTGAGAAGTCACGGAACATGTATGCTGCCCACATGCCACACCGAACGGTGACGAATGGTTTCATTGAGCAGCTCGGGACGCTCATCGAAGGGGTAGAGGACGAACATTGGCCCCAGGTCACGCACGGCAATGGGTTCTCCATCGCGTACAAGGGCCAGGATGACGCCATGGTCATGAAAGTCGGAAACCGGAACCTCGGACTCGTAATCGTTCAGCGCCTGGATCCGTACATGCTCGCTCTGTGTCCCGGCCACCTCCAGCAAGGCGCTCAGTAGCGGCCCTTCGAAGCGACCGACTCCCTCGGTCCAGGGAGTGCTCGTCTCGATCTCTCCCTGAGGGAGCGACATCAGCATCTCCCGATCGAGATGCAGCTCATCGCCTACGTTGGGATGATCGATATCACCCGTCACCTTGAGCAGCACGTCGCCTTCCGGAGGCGGTAGCTGCTCGGCTATCACGGGCAACGCAGCGCTGAGAATGAGAAGCAGACTGAAGGTAAGGACGGCGCGGCATGGCCACAATGAAGGCATCGAGAGGCTTCCGTGTTCGTTGCAAAGCCCAAGCCTACGCGAATCTCGAGCAAAGTTCAGTTAGTGGGATCGAGATACCGAACAGCAGGGGAAGCCCCCTGCTGTGCTACCACTCCTCGCACATTACACATTCATGTCCTTCTGTTCACAGCGCACCAGGTCCTCGTAGGCGTGCCAACTGGCATGCCCCAGCACCGGCAGGATCAGCGCCAGACCGATATAGAAGGTCAGCACACCAACCAGCACGCAAGCGGTCAAGATGACGGCCCACAGCAGCATAGGCCGGAAATTGCGTGAAACGGTGCGCAAACTGGCCTCGATGCCTTCCATGAAGGTCAGGTCCTGGTCCATCAAGGTCGGAATGGCGACCACACTGATGGCAAAGGCACCGAATGCCAGTACGGCACCAACAGCGGTGCCTACCGCGATCAAGCCGAGTCCGTCCGGAGTCGTCAAGAGCGACGCATAGAGCTCAACCGCCCCAGGCGCCTCGAAACCGAAGAAAAGCGCAAAGAGCAGCGTGGCCAGACGAATCCAGGCGAGAAAGAAGATCATCATCATTACGCCCATCATCGCCAACTGCCCTGCGTGCAGGCGCCAGGCACCGAAGGCATCACCCAGATTCGGTGCGCGGCCTTCCTCGAGTGCGCGACTGATACCGTAGGAGCCGACCGCCACCAGCGGCCCCAGGAACATGAACCCCGCCACCAGTGGCAACAACCAATGCCACAGGTCGAGTACGATGGCGCCTGCGGTTATGGCAATACTCAAGCCGACCCAGAACATGCCGTAGGCTAGGCTCACCGCCATTGCCTGACGGAAATCCTCGAAGCCGGCCACCAGCCAGGCCTTGGGCCTGTCCATACCGATCGGGTTGATGGTGATCTTGACGTTGGGAGTGGAGGGCTGTCCGGCACTTCTTGTGGCTGCATTCATTGTCGTACCCCGTTTGGTCGCCATGAGAAGGACGATGCGAGCGTCTCTCCAGCCGGGAGGTCCGGATGACGTCTTGTTGTCTTAATGCTTTTTTAATGTAGTTGACCGCGCGCAAGACTGCCGCGCAAAGTTGTCAACGCGGAGAGCCAATTTGGTTAATCGATGCATTCAGTCACCAACTGCCGGGCGTATACCTGGCCTAAGCCGCTAGTCCTGAACGAGCGCTTCGAGGCCGTGGTCCAAGAAAGGAAATGTCACCCGGGACCAGCCCATGAAACGGAATTTTTACAAGGCGACCACCGTGCTGCTGAGTACGCTGACGCTCTCGGCGGCAGTCCTCCCATGCCTTGCCGAGGATACCCTCTCCTCCGAACAGACGGCCCTCATGGCCGGCTCCTGCGCCAACTGCCACGGTACTGACGGACGCCTGGTGGGCAGTGTGCCGACCATTGCCGGAAGGCCCGCCGCCGTTCTGGAAGCGCGGCTGCTCGCGTTCAAGCGCGACGAAATCAGCGATACCACTGTCATGGATCGCATCGCCAAGGGCTTCACCAACGCAGAGCTCGCCGCCCTAGCCAGTCATTTTTCCGCCATCGACCCGCAGGCCGACGATGCTACGGAAACTGAGCAAGAACCACAGGAGTAGAAGCGCGCATGACAAAACACCTTCAACGTTCCGCTCTTGATCGTCGACGAGTGATCAAAGGCCTGGGGGCCGCCTCGCTGCTGCCGCTGATCGGTGGCATCACTCCCTTCACCATCGGCAGCCAGCATGCCGGACAGGTCGTCGTCGTGGGAGGCGGCTTCGGTGGCGCCACGGCGGCCAAGTACCTCAAGCGAGCCAATCCGGCGATCGAGGTGATCCTGGTCGAGCCGGCCGAAACCTTCTACACCGGCCCTTTCAGCAATCTGCATCTGGCAGGACTGCGCAGCATGGAAGACATCTCGCAGGGCTATGACACTTTGCAGGATCGCCATGGAGTACGTGTTATCCAAGCTGAGGTGGAAGACGTCAATGCCACTGCCCACACGGTGCGACTCTCCACCGGGCGCGAGCTGGATTACGATCGGCTGATTCTCTCCCCAGGGATCGACATGCGCTGGAACGCACTGGAAGGCTACGATGAAGAAGCAGCCGACAAGGCTCCCCATGCCTGGAAGGCCGGTAAACAGACGGAGTTGCTGCGCTCCCAATTGCTGGGCATGGAAGACGGCGGCAGCTTCGTCATGGTCGCCCCGGCCAACCCCTTCCGCTGCCCGCCCGCGCCCTACGAGCGTGCCAGTCTGGTGGCCAATTTCCTGACCCAATACAAGCCGAAATCCAAGGTATTGATTCTTGACGCCAAGGACAGCTTCTCCAAGCAGGCGCTGTTCATGGAGGGCTGGGAGCAGCTCTATGGCGGTCGCATCGAGTGGGTGGGGCTGTCCGGCGACGGCCGCGCGACACGGGTCGACGCCGACCGGCTGGAAGTCGAGACCGAGTCCGGTATCGTTCATCGGGCCGACGTGCTCAACGTGATACCGCCGCAGAAGGCCGGCTGGATTGCCGAGCGTGCCGGCGTGACCGACGACTCCGGCTGGGTACCGGTCAAGCCGGAAACCTTCGAGTCGCAGCAGGTCGAGGATGTGTTCGTGATCGGCGACGCCGCCATCGCTGACCCGATGCCCAAGTCGGGCTTCTGTGCCAGCGCCCAGGCCAAGGTCGTGGCAGCGGCCATTGCCGCCTCACTGGAGTCGCGCCCAGCTCCTGAAGCGTACTGGACCAGTGCCTGCTATAGCCTGGTGGGTTCCACTTACGGTATCTCAGAGGCAGGCGTCTATCGCGTCCAGGACGGCAACATTGCCGAGGTCGAGGGAGCCGGCGGCCTGAGCCCGCTGGACGCCCCCGAGGCCACCCGTGCCCTGGAAGCCGAGTATGCCGTCGGCTGGTACAACGCAATCTGCCAGGACACCTGGGGTACGCAGGCCTGATACCCCGGCGCCGCTCAGCGCACGATCATCACCGACATCTTGGAGTGGTGCACCACATGCTCGGCGTTGGGTCCCAGCACGTAGTCGGCGAACTTGCGCTTGTTGTGCGAGGCCATCACGATCAGGTCGACCCCGAGCTTCTTGGCCGACTTGACGATCGCCTCCCAGGGCGAGCCATCGACGATCACCGACTGGACCTGGATGTCATCGGGCACATGCTCCTTGATGAACCGGTGCTGAGCCTTGGACAAGGCCTCATGCGCCTTCTCCGCGAAGTCACTCGGGAAGTAGGAACCGACCAGCGGCATATGGTAGTCCGGTAGCACTGTCACCACGTGCAGCGAGGCCCCAAATGTGCGACACAGAGTCAGCGCCGTGGGTAGCGCCTTGGTCCAGGAGGACTCCTCGTTGAGGTCCACCGGTAGCAGAATCTTGTTGTACATCTTTCCCCTCCTCAAGCCGCTCGAGCAGCCGACGGCCGCTGGTGACGGCGTCGACGCTGCAGCAACACCACCAGACCGAAAGCCAGGAAGCCAGGTATCCACATCCACTCCTTGGCCCAGCGATCCACCGGGGCCAGCACCTCGACGATTTCCTGGTCGAAATCGAAGCCTAGATCTTCAGCCGTACTGCCGAACTCGACGAAATCGATGAGGGTTTGGCCGTCCTCGGTCAACAGCTCGAGGCCCAGGCTCTGCATGCGCTCTTCGGCACTGTCTCCGCGCGGTACCGGTACCTGGATATAGGTACTCATGGGCTCACCGTAGGCATTCAGGCCCTCGATCTGCACCCTCAGCTGGCTGTCTTCGTCGACGTTGCCGAGGGCCTCGACGAACTGCTGCGGCGGCACCGACTGGTAGGGATCGTGAATGCGATCCATCCAGTACCCTGGGCGGAACAGGGTGAAAGCGACGAGCAGCAGCAGGATCGACTCGTACCAGCGATTGCGTACCAGGAAGAAGCCCTGGGTACCCGCGGCAAAGATCAACATGGCAATGGTGGAGATGATGAATATCACGATCCCCTGCAGCCATCCTACGTCGATCAACAGCAGGTCGGTATTGAAGATGAACAGGAACGGCAGCGCAGCGGTACGCAGGCTGTAATAAAAGGCCTGGAAGCCGGTACGCAGCGGATCGCCGCCGGAGACTGCCGCCGCCGCGAACGACGCCAGCCCCACCGGTGGCGTCACATCGGCCATGATGCCGAAATAGAACACGAACAGGTGCACTGCGATCAACGGCACGATCAGGCCATTCTGCTGGCCCAGCAGCACGATGACAGGCGCCATCAACGCCGATACCACGATGTAGTTGGCGGTTGTAGGCAGGCCCATGCCGAGGATCAGGCTGAGCAGCGCGGTGAGCAGCAGGATCAGCATCAGGTTGCCCATGGCCAGGACCTCCACCACATCGGCCAGTACCAGCCCAACGCCCGTCTGCGAAACTGCTCCCACTACGATACCCGCCGTGGCGGTGGCGATACCAATGCCGATCATGTTGCGAGCCCCAGCCACCAGGCCTGACCACAGGTCGAGAAAGCCCTCCTGGATATCGGCTGCCAGCCTGCTCTGGCCGCGGAACGCGGCGATGATGGGGCGCTGAGTAACCATGATGAAGATCATGAGCACAGTGGCCCAGAAGGCCGAAAGCCCCGGAGAAAGGCGCTCCACCATCAGACACCAGACCAGCACGACCACCGGCAAGATATAGTGCAGCCCTACCATGACAGTGGGCCGGGTTTGCGGAAGATTGATCACTGGAGAGTTGGGATCGTCGATCTCGAGTTCGGGGTAATTCGAACCGAGCCTGAGCAGGCCCACATAGACCACGGCCAGCATCACGGCGACCACCCAAGGCGTGGTGTCGCCCAGTATCGGCTTGAGCCAACCGAGGCCATAGTAGACGGCGAAAGAAAGCGCCATCAGCAGGATCAGCCCCGTCAGAAAGCCAATCGCCTTGTTGAGGAAAGGACGTACCGGATTGCTCGAAGGCAGGCCCTTCATGTCGGCCTTGAGCGCCTCGAGATGCACGATGTAAACCAGTGCGATATACGAAATCAGCGCCGGCAGGAAAGCATGCTTGATCACCTCGACATAGGAAATGCCGACGTATTCGACCATCAGGAAGGCCGCCGCCCCCATCACCGGCGGCATGATCTGGCCGTTTACCGAGGACGACACCTCAACCGCGCCGGCCTTCTCGGACGAGAAGCCGACGCGCTTCATCATGGGAATGGTAAAGGTACCGGTAGTGACGGTATTGGCGATGGAGGAACCCGAAATCAGGCCGGTCATGCCGGAAGCCACCACAGCGGCCTTGGCCGGACCGCCCTTGTAATGACCGAGCAGTGAAAAGGCGACCTTGATGAAATAGTTGCCGGCACCGGCCTTGTCGAGCAAGGCACCGAACAAAACGAACAGGAACACGAAGCTGGTGGAGACACCAAGCGCAATGCCGAAGACGCCCTGGGTAGTCAGCCACTGGTGATTGATCAGTCCGTACAGGCTGACTCCGCGGTGCGCCAGGATACCCGGCATATAGGGCCCGAACAGCGTATAGACGATGAACAGCGAAGCCACGATCGCCAGCGGTGGCCCCAGTGCCCGCCGGGTTGCCTCGAGCAGCACCAGGATACCCACCACACCCACGATCACGTCGCGCAGGATTGGCGCCCCCGGCCGCTCGGCGAGTTCGGCATAGAACAGGAACATATAGGCCGCACAGAATGCCCCCACCAGTGCCAGCACCCAGTCCTGGACCGGTATGCGGTCGCGCGGCGAGCGCTTGAACGCAGGATACGCCATGAATGCCAGGAAAGTGGCGAAGGCCAGGTGAATCGAACGCGCCTCGGTCGCGCTGAATACCCCCGCGCGGAGCAAGAAAGGCAACGGCGAGGCAATCCAGAGCTGGAACAGCGACCAGGTAGCCGCTATGCCGACCAGCAGCTTCCCTGGGACACCCAGCGGCTTGCGCGCCCCGCTGTCGCTCGAGGCAACCATGTCCTCGAGATCCACCTCGGGCTTTTGTGGATTTGCTTTTTCGTTAGTCATTACCGTCGTGCCCCACCATCGCTTCAGCTCTTGAAGGTCGACCGCTCTCAAAGCCGGTTCGCTCAAAAGTCTTTGGCCGGTCCAAACGGACGCGCGGACCCCTTGGGTCCGCGCATCTCACCAGAGGGAGTATCTTGCCCTCAACGCCACATCACTCGATCCAGCCACGCTCACGATAGTAGCGAGCGGCACCGTCGTGCAGAGGTGCTGTCAGGCCATCGGAGATCATGTCTTCTTCATTGAGGTTTTCGAACGCAGGATGCAGACGCTTGAAGCGATCGAAATTCTCGAATACCGCCTTTACGGTCTCGTAGACGACTTCCTCGTCCGTTTCAGTAGACGTTACGAAGGTTGCCGCCACGCCGAAGGTTTCGACATCCTCGTCGTTGCCACGGTACAGGCCGCCGGGGATGACCGAGCGGGTATAGTAGGGATGCTCCTCGATCAGGGTATCGATCTCGTCACCGGTTACCGGGACGAGTCGAGCGTCGATGGTAGTGGTGGCTTCCTGGATGGAGCCGTTGGGATGACCTACTACATAGACCATTGCGTCGATGTTGTTATCCGCCAGGGCCGCGGCCTGTTCGGCGGCGTCCAACTGGGAAGCCAGCGAGAAGGTTTCGGTATCCCAGCCCATGGCTTCCATCACCACGTTCATGGTGTTGCGCTGGCCGGAGCCCGGGTTACCGATGTTGACGCGCTTGCCTGGGAAATCGGAGAAATGCTCGATACCGGAGTCGGCACGCGCCACCACGGTCAGCGGCTCGCCGTGCATGGTGAAGACGGCACGCATGTCCTCCCAGGCACCGTCGGACTCGAAGTTGTCCTCGCCATGGTAGGCACGGTACTGGACATCGGACTGCACCACGCCCATGTCGAGCTCGCCGCTGCGCATACCGTTGACGTTGGCCACGGAGCCGCCGGTGGACGGTGCATTACAGCGAATGTTGTGCTCGTCGCTGCCGCGATTCACCATGCGACAGACCGACTGACCCACCACGTAATAGACGCCCGTCTGGCCGCCGGTACCGATGGTGATGAAGCGTTCCTGGGCCACTGCCGGTGTGGCGAACATGGCGGCGCCGATGAGCGCTCCCGAGAAGGCTGCCGCGGAAAAAGCATGGCGTTTCATTAACACACCTCTTTGACGTTATTGGCTAGCTGTCATTACTGACGAGCAAGATCCCTGAGTAGCCAGTCGTTCAGCCACTGGCTGGCTGAAACTACCGCTCCCCTCTACTTTAGCGAAAAAAACGTCGGAACGATGGGTCTTTTTCAACTTGGCCTAATTCTAGTCTGCCTTTTCGTTTAGTGGGCGTTAATTCCTGATATGCATGCCCCATGAGTATTT encodes:
- a CDS encoding molybdopterin-dependent oxidoreductase; this translates as MPSLWPCRAVLTFSLLLILSAALPVIAEQLPPPEGDVLLKVTGDIDHPNVGDELHLDREMLMSLPQGEIETSTPWTEGVGRFEGPLLSALLEVAGTQSEHVRIQALNDYESEVPVSDFHDHGVILALVRDGEPIAVRDLGPMFVLYPFDERPELLNETIRHRSVWHVGSIHVP
- a CDS encoding ATP-binding protein; the encoded protein is MLRYPLRLKLGAAAALVFFTAALVVVGLAAWRQEQLHHSVAGNATWHAYKLDRDITQLRSDLALRAESAHSLESLRLRFEMIYSRVNLLQRGDVNQLLAKIPMAERLLPNLVVFMDDIDRLLEEIVQLGEGERWVLSDRLERVAGLTEQFIIALNSHLAESARRDREVLQTLYALLLALILAMSLAALMVIVFLVREARDNAEARRSLEALSRKLQSTAQRAEAASQSKSEFLATVSHEIRTPLNGVIGMSDLLLDQPIDAQSREYARTLHVSAARLLELINDILDFSKIESGKLELERRSFRLTALIEDACELFAPRARDKGLELVIQVSPALPEQLLGDPTRLRQVLLNLLSNAIKFTEHGEVRVEATLNAQGQLNLAVCDTGPGIAEDKLARLFEPFRQGDASTARRYGGTGLGLAISRRLAEAMDGSIGVDSRPGQGSCFWIELPLEPAHDDHEAEVPEPTRMEPSVGGRVLLVEDDPVNQQVAVALLGRLGCEVDVVESGGRALALAGRDAFDMIFMDVQMPGMDGLETTRRLREAGGWCARVPIVAMTAGGPGAERERCLAAGMTDYLVKPLRRTELATSLRHGLQGRAQAATSGLPARESPLRGIVEERVLGELRETLGAEALATLFGVHREQLQQHAENLQAALEQGDMVALAEGAHRIKGESGSLGGRRLAETAERLERLARGGHCEEAAIQLRILLASIPATLKALESWLTERQHER
- a CDS encoding DUF2189 domain-containing protein — protein: MNAATRSAGQPSTPNVKITINPIGMDRPKAWLVAGFEDFRQAMAVSLAYGMFWVGLSIAITAGAIVLDLWHWLLPLVAGFMFLGPLVAVGSYGISRALEEGRAPNLGDAFGAWRLHAGQLAMMGVMMMIFFLAWIRLATLLFALFFGFEAPGAVELYASLLTTPDGLGLIAVGTAVGAVLAFGAFAISVVAIPTLMDQDLTFMEGIEASLRTVSRNFRPMLLWAVILTACVLVGVLTFYIGLALILPVLGHASWHAYEDLVRCEQKDMNV
- a CDS encoding TRAP transporter permease codes for the protein MTNEKANPQKPEVDLEDMVASSDSGARKPLGVPGKLLVGIAATWSLFQLWIASPLPFLLRAGVFSATEARSIHLAFATFLAFMAYPAFKRSPRDRIPVQDWVLALVGAFCAAYMFLFYAELAERPGAPILRDVIVGVVGILVLLEATRRALGPPLAIVASLFIVYTLFGPYMPGILAHRGVSLYGLINHQWLTTQGVFGIALGVSTSFVFLFVLFGALLDKAGAGNYFIKVAFSLLGHYKGGPAKAAVVASGMTGLISGSSIANTVTTGTFTIPMMKRVGFSSEKAGAVEVSSSVNGQIMPPVMGAAAFLMVEYVGISYVEVIKHAFLPALISYIALVYIVHLEALKADMKGLPSSNPVRPFLNKAIGFLTGLILLMALSFAVYYGLGWLKPILGDTTPWVVAVMLAVVYVGLLRLGSNYPELEIDDPNSPVINLPQTRPTVMVGLHYILPVVVLVWCLMVERLSPGLSAFWATVLMIFIMVTQRPIIAAFRGQSRLAADIQEGFLDLWSGLVAGARNMIGIGIATATAGIVVGAVSQTGVGLVLADVVEVLAMGNLMLILLLTALLSLILGMGLPTTANYIVVSALMAPVIVLLGQQNGLIVPLIAVHLFVFYFGIMADVTPPVGLASFAAAAVSGGDPLRTGFQAFYYSLRTAALPFLFIFNTDLLLIDVGWLQGIVIFIISTIAMLIFAAGTQGFFLVRNRWYESILLLLVAFTLFRPGYWMDRIHDPYQSVPPQQFVEALGNVDEDSQLRVQIEGLNAYGEPMSTYIQVPVPRGDSAEERMQSLGLELLTEDGQTLIDFVEFGSTAEDLGFDFDQEIVEVLAPVDRWAKEWMWIPGFLAFGLVVLLQRRRRHQRPSAARAA
- a CDS encoding TAXI family TRAP transporter solute-binding subunit, yielding MKRHAFSAAAFSGALIGAAMFATPAVAQERFITIGTGGQTGVYYVVGQSVCRMVNRGSDEHNIRCNAPSTGGSVANVNGMRSGELDMGVVQSDVQYRAYHGEDNFESDGAWEDMRAVFTMHGEPLTVVARADSGIEHFSDFPGKRVNIGNPGSGQRNTMNVVMEAMGWDTETFSLASQLDAAEQAAALADNNIDAMVYVVGHPNGSIQEATTTIDARLVPVTGDEIDTLIEEHPYYTRSVIPGGLYRGNDEDVETFGVAATFVTSTETDEEVVYETVKAVFENFDRFKRLHPAFENLNEEDMISDGLTAPLHDGAARYYRERGWIE
- a CDS encoding universal stress protein translates to MYNKILLPVDLNEESSWTKALPTALTLCRTFGASLHVVTVLPDYHMPLVGSYFPSDFAEKAHEALSKAQHRFIKEHVPDDIQVQSVIVDGSPWEAIVKSAKKLGVDLIVMASHNKRKFADYVLGPNAEHVVHHSKMSVMIVR
- a CDS encoding c-type cytochrome, translated to MKRNFYKATTVLLSTLTLSAAVLPCLAEDTLSSEQTALMAGSCANCHGTDGRLVGSVPTIAGRPAAVLEARLLAFKRDEISDTTVMDRIAKGFTNAELAALASHFSAIDPQADDATETEQEPQE
- a CDS encoding NAD(P)/FAD-dependent oxidoreductase translates to MTKHLQRSALDRRRVIKGLGAASLLPLIGGITPFTIGSQHAGQVVVVGGGFGGATAAKYLKRANPAIEVILVEPAETFYTGPFSNLHLAGLRSMEDISQGYDTLQDRHGVRVIQAEVEDVNATAHTVRLSTGRELDYDRLILSPGIDMRWNALEGYDEEAADKAPHAWKAGKQTELLRSQLLGMEDGGSFVMVAPANPFRCPPAPYERASLVANFLTQYKPKSKVLILDAKDSFSKQALFMEGWEQLYGGRIEWVGLSGDGRATRVDADRLEVETESGIVHRADVLNVIPPQKAGWIAERAGVTDDSGWVPVKPETFESQQVEDVFVIGDAAIADPMPKSGFCASAQAKVVAAAIAASLESRPAPEAYWTSACYSLVGSTYGISEAGVYRVQDGNIAEVEGAGGLSPLDAPEATRALEAEYAVGWYNAICQDTWGTQA